The proteins below come from a single Thalassotalea ponticola genomic window:
- a CDS encoding MotA/TolQ/ExbB proton channel family protein, whose protein sequence is MLYLIELWESVREFIATGGGVLYFVAVALFLMWILMIEKYWFLASVYPKMKSDIIAKWEARTDTTSWYAHRIRDTWISEATEILDARMLTIKTLVAMCPLIGLLGTVTGMITVFETMATQGTGNPRLMADGISMATIPTMAGMVAALSGVFFSTRLDAKVKMAKAKLVDSLPHH, encoded by the coding sequence ATGTTATACCTGATAGAGCTTTGGGAATCTGTCAGGGAATTTATAGCCACCGGCGGTGGAGTATTGTACTTCGTTGCCGTGGCACTCTTCTTAATGTGGATATTAATGATTGAGAAGTATTGGTTCTTAGCATCAGTTTACCCAAAAATGAAAAGCGATATCATCGCCAAATGGGAAGCCAGAACCGATACTACATCATGGTATGCTCACAGAATTAGAGATACATGGATTTCTGAAGCGACAGAGATATTAGACGCGCGTATGCTGACTATCAAAACTCTTGTAGCCATGTGTCCTCTTATTGGTCTGTTAGGTACGGTAACCGGTATGATTACGGTTTTCGAAACTATGGCCACACAAGGGACCGGTAACCCACGCCTTATGGCTGACGGTATTTCAATGGCAACAATCCCGACAATGGCGGGAATGGTAGCGGCATTATCTGGCGTATTCTTCAGTACCCGATTAGACGCGAAAGTAAAAATGGCGAAGGCTAAGCTTGTAGATAGCTTACCTCATCACTAG
- a CDS encoding biopolymer transporter ExbD → MARKRIREEEEAAVDMTPMLDIVFIMLIFFIVTTSFVKEAGIDVQKPKAANASKKPSANIFIAVRENGEIWMDKRVVDVERVSANIEKLLAEQPTDIVIIQADKGAKHGVVVKVMDAIKDAGIDKISIAAATGG, encoded by the coding sequence ATGGCACGTAAACGCATTCGTGAAGAGGAAGAAGCAGCAGTAGATATGACGCCGATGCTAGACATCGTATTCATCATGCTAATATTCTTCATCGTAACCACTTCATTTGTTAAAGAAGCTGGTATAGATGTGCAAAAGCCTAAAGCGGCCAATGCAAGTAAAAAACCATCAGCGAACATTTTTATTGCTGTTCGTGAGAATGGTGAGATCTGGATGGACAAGCGTGTAGTTGATGTTGAGCGTGTTTCAGCTAACATCGAAAAACTACTTGCTGAGCAACCAACCGATATCGTAATCATCCAAGCTGACAAAGGCGCTAAACACGGCGTTGTTGTTAAAGTTATGGATGCAATCAAGGATGCAGGAATCGATAAGATTTCCATTGCTGCAGCGACAGGTGGTTAA
- a CDS encoding MotA/TolQ/ExbB proton channel family protein yields MNKFIKSAAIAATMALTAGIATTANANQLDDLLQKIKADRVSVAKLDKAREQEFLSARADKQALLNKAKAELAQENERNARLTKQFADNETTLTNKEAELEAAKGDLGEMFGVVRRASSNAYGRIATSVVSAQYPGREDVLNKLANAKEIPVLSELEELWFALQTEMTESGKVASFEAEITNLDGTKSSANVTRIGSFNLVSSDIGYLNYNDEQGLIQPLGKQPDGAIVGTVAPFTANSAGYAPLFIDPSKGQILKLETQKATLEERFHQGGTVGYVITAVLILGLLIALERLIYLGATGAKIRAQLKNTAQPNPNNPLGRLLQVYNDNKDVDAESLELKLDEAILRETPKVERGINIIKIFAAIAPLLGLLGTVVGMIGTFQSITLYGTGDPKIMAGDISMALVTTAMGLIAALPLILIHSIVATRGKQIFHVLDEQAAGIVAEIAEKEKH; encoded by the coding sequence ATGAATAAATTTATCAAAAGCGCAGCAATTGCTGCAACTATGGCTCTAACAGCTGGTATCGCAACGACTGCAAATGCAAACCAGTTAGACGACCTACTACAAAAGATCAAAGCAGATCGCGTATCTGTTGCTAAGCTTGACAAAGCTCGTGAGCAAGAGTTCTTATCTGCTCGTGCTGACAAGCAAGCACTACTAAACAAAGCGAAAGCAGAACTTGCTCAAGAAAACGAGCGCAACGCACGTTTAACTAAGCAGTTTGCTGACAACGAAACAACATTAACCAACAAAGAAGCCGAGCTTGAAGCTGCAAAAGGCGACTTAGGTGAAATGTTCGGTGTTGTTCGTCGCGCATCAAGCAATGCATACGGCCGTATCGCTACCTCAGTTGTTAGCGCTCAATACCCAGGTCGTGAAGATGTGTTAAACAAGCTTGCTAACGCCAAAGAAATCCCAGTATTGTCTGAACTAGAAGAACTTTGGTTCGCTCTACAAACAGAAATGACTGAGTCTGGTAAAGTTGCGAGCTTCGAAGCTGAAATCACAAACCTAGACGGTACTAAGAGTTCTGCTAATGTAACGCGTATTGGTTCATTCAACTTGGTATCTTCAGATATCGGTTACTTGAACTACAACGACGAGCAAGGTCTTATTCAACCACTAGGTAAGCAACCTGACGGTGCAATCGTTGGTACAGTTGCGCCATTTACCGCAAACTCTGCTGGTTATGCGCCTCTGTTTATTGACCCTTCAAAAGGTCAAATCTTGAAGTTAGAGACGCAAAAAGCGACTCTTGAAGAGCGCTTCCACCAAGGTGGTACAGTAGGTTACGTTATCACTGCAGTTCTTATCTTAGGTCTATTAATCGCTCTTGAGCGTCTAATTTACTTAGGTGCTACCGGTGCTAAGATCCGCGCACAACTTAAGAACACTGCACAGCCTAATCCAAACAACCCTCTAGGTCGTTTGCTACAAGTTTACAACGACAACAAAGACGTTGATGCTGAGTCGCTAGAACTTAAACTTGATGAAGCTATCTTGCGTGAAACACCAAAAGTTGAACGCGGTATCAACATCATCAAGATCTTTGCGGCTATCGCGCCACTACTAGGTCTACTAGGTACAGTTGTTGGTATGATCGGTACGTTCCAATCAATCACGCTTTACGGTACTGGTGATCCTAAAATCATGGCGGGTGACATCTCAATGGCACTTGTAACAACAGCTATGGGTCTAATCGCTGCACTACCACTAATCCTTATCCACTCTATTGTGGCTACTCGTGGTAAGCAGATCTTCCATGTTCTTGACGAGCAAGCTGCGGGCATCGTAGCTGAGATCGCCGAGAAGGAGAAACACTAA
- the trpA gene encoding tryptophan synthase subunit alpha, protein MTQPHKLGYRYRELFAQLEQKRQGAFIPFVTIGDPNKEQSIEIIKTLIDNGADALELGIPYSDPSADGLTIQRATSRALTANVNTDVCLDILATIRRYNADIPIGLLLYANIVFARGIDRFYQQVNAAGVDSVLIADVPMREAARFKQAAERHGIAPIFIAPPNASEHTLKQVAAQSVGYTYVLARAGVTGTNVEAEQCSSSLLSALAELSAAPPVLGFGISSPTQVQNAIASGARGAISGSAVVNIIADNLDNQQLMLSKLADFTKAMKQATDISAM, encoded by the coding sequence ATGACACAACCGCATAAATTGGGGTATCGCTACCGCGAATTATTTGCCCAGCTTGAGCAAAAACGACAAGGTGCCTTTATTCCTTTTGTCACCATTGGCGACCCGAACAAAGAGCAATCGATTGAAATCATTAAAACGCTGATCGATAACGGTGCCGATGCATTGGAGTTAGGCATCCCCTACTCCGATCCAAGTGCCGATGGCTTGACTATACAACGCGCCACATCCAGAGCCCTTACCGCCAATGTTAATACCGATGTTTGCCTAGACATATTAGCCACTATTCGACGTTACAACGCCGATATCCCCATTGGTTTATTACTGTATGCCAACATTGTCTTTGCTCGTGGTATTGATAGATTTTATCAACAAGTCAATGCCGCAGGTGTTGACTCGGTGCTGATTGCCGATGTGCCAATGCGCGAAGCTGCGCGCTTTAAACAGGCTGCCGAGCGCCATGGTATTGCGCCAATATTTATTGCCCCGCCAAATGCCAGTGAACACACCTTAAAGCAAGTTGCGGCGCAAAGCGTCGGTTATACCTATGTGCTGGCTCGAGCCGGTGTTACGGGAACCAACGTAGAGGCCGAGCAATGCTCGAGTAGTCTGTTATCAGCGCTGGCTGAGTTATCCGCTGCGCCACCGGTGCTTGGATTTGGGATCTCATCGCCAACACAGGTGCAAAACGCTATCGCATCTGGTGCTCGCGGTGCGATATCAGGCAGTGCGGTGGTCAATATCATTGCTGATAACCTCGATAATCAGCAACTGATGTTAAGCAAATTGGCTGACTTTACCAAGGCGATGAAACAAGCCACCGACATATCGGCGATGTAA
- the trpCF gene encoding bifunctional indole-3-glycerol-phosphate synthase TrpC/phosphoribosylanthranilate isomerase TrpF has protein sequence MANILQNIIAHKRVEIDQLKQRQPLASLLDSITPTTRDMYAVLAQPGCHFILECKKASPSKGLIRADFNPQAIARVYDKYASAISVLTEQRFFQGSFQYLRQVRQVVDCPILNKDFFIDAYQVHLARYHGADAILLMLSVLTDEQYCALAKVAEDYNMAILTEVSTVAETERAIALGARLIGINNRNLRDLTTDTTRTFDLASLIPSDRMIISESGINDNKQLRALASVANGFLIGSSLMAQNDIDFACRQLIYGDHKVCGMTRSEDIVHAIGAGATSVGMIFVDSSPRCISLQKAQQLQAEVAFQCDHQVRYIAVFKDHSIDVVVEHCQLLNLWAVQLHGREDQHYIAQLRQQLASKIKIIKALAVDACIPQAVVGSDMYLLDNKQPGSGQAFDWSLTHHIQQLNAPVMLAGGIDSHNVKDAIALLLQTDMLGLDINSGVELCAGVKDKHKLQQLFTLLRQYN, from the coding sequence ATGGCTAATATTTTACAAAACATTATTGCCCACAAGCGCGTAGAAATTGACCAACTAAAACAACGCCAACCATTGGCCTCGCTGCTCGACTCGATTACCCCGACAACGCGCGATATGTATGCGGTGCTAGCACAGCCGGGTTGCCACTTTATTTTAGAGTGTAAAAAAGCGTCGCCGTCAAAAGGGCTAATTCGCGCCGACTTTAACCCTCAGGCAATTGCACGTGTTTATGACAAATACGCCAGCGCCATTTCGGTATTAACCGAACAACGTTTTTTTCAAGGAAGTTTTCAGTACCTTCGTCAAGTGCGGCAAGTTGTCGACTGCCCAATTCTCAACAAAGATTTTTTCATCGATGCCTATCAAGTACACTTGGCCCGTTATCACGGCGCAGATGCCATCCTGTTAATGTTAAGTGTGTTAACCGATGAACAGTACTGTGCTTTGGCCAAGGTGGCCGAAGACTACAATATGGCAATTCTCACCGAAGTTTCTACCGTTGCTGAAACCGAGCGGGCAATCGCCCTTGGCGCGCGCCTTATCGGTATTAACAATCGCAATTTAAGGGACTTAACAACCGATACCACGCGCACTTTTGACTTGGCGTCACTGATCCCGAGTGACCGGATGATCATTTCTGAATCGGGCATAAATGACAATAAACAACTTCGAGCTTTAGCCTCCGTCGCCAACGGCTTTCTCATTGGCAGCTCACTTATGGCCCAAAACGACATTGACTTCGCCTGTCGCCAATTGATTTATGGCGATCACAAAGTCTGCGGTATGACCCGCAGTGAGGATATCGTTCATGCCATAGGCGCAGGCGCAACCAGTGTTGGTATGATCTTTGTCGATTCATCGCCGCGTTGCATCAGTTTACAAAAAGCTCAACAACTACAAGCTGAGGTGGCGTTTCAGTGCGATCATCAGGTGCGCTATATTGCGGTATTTAAAGATCATAGTATTGACGTCGTGGTTGAGCATTGTCAGCTACTAAACTTGTGGGCTGTACAACTTCACGGTCGTGAAGACCAACACTATATCGCCCAGTTACGCCAACAGTTAGCCAGTAAAATCAAGATCATCAAAGCGTTGGCTGTTGACGCGTGCATACCGCAAGCCGTTGTCGGTAGTGATATGTATTTATTGGACAACAAGCAACCTGGTTCTGGGCAAGCGTTTGACTGGTCGCTAACACACCACATCCAACAGCTAAATGCACCGGTTATGCTCGCCGGTGGCATTGACAGCCATAATGTCAAAGATGCGATTGCCCTGCTGTTGCAAACCGATATGCTTGGCCTCGATATAAACTCTGGTGTCGAACTCTGTGCTGGGGTAAAAGACAAACACAAACTACAACAATTGTTTACTTTGCTAAGACAATATAACTAG
- a CDS encoding DUF2897 family protein has protein sequence MFKVILLIALAFIISGVYLLYKSAKKFNLSEQQLERIKQRNQELERQEREHDERP, from the coding sequence ATGTTTAAAGTCATTTTACTTATTGCGTTAGCTTTTATTATTAGCGGCGTCTATCTGCTTTATAAAAGCGCGAAAAAATTCAACTTATCCGAGCAACAGTTAGAACGAATAAAACAGCGCAACCAGGAGCTTGAGCGACAAGAGCGCGAACACGACGAGCGACCTTAA
- the trpB gene encoding tryptophan synthase subunit beta → MNDLDHNHAQHSAYFGEFGGMYVSELLVPALEQLEQAFIDSQGDDQFQHQLNELLEKFAGRPTPLTLCRNLHNNDRVKLYLKREDLLHGGAHKTNQVLGQALLAKRMGKTEIIAETGAGQHGVATAIACSLLGLKCRVYMGKVDCDRQQPNVFRMKLMGAEVIPVTAGSGTLKDAVNEALRDWSANYQNAHYLLGTAAGPHPFPTIVREFQKVIGIEAKQQIIEEQGRLPDYVVACVGGGSNAIGMFNDFIPHEEVKLIGVEAGGKGIDSGEHGATLVAGTKGMLHGAYTYIMQDNDGQIEESYSISAGLDYPAVGPQHAMLKDSKRAQYVAINDEQALAAFKALSRSEGIIPALESSHAIAYALQLANQATEDTVILVNLSGRGDKDLAHVMSIIGDNNEQEAGQ, encoded by the coding sequence ATGAATGACTTAGACCATAACCACGCTCAACACAGTGCCTATTTTGGCGAATTTGGCGGTATGTATGTTAGCGAGCTTCTCGTCCCTGCACTTGAGCAACTCGAACAAGCCTTCATTGACAGCCAAGGTGATGACCAGTTCCAACACCAATTAAACGAACTGCTGGAAAAATTTGCCGGTCGGCCCACACCACTAACCTTGTGCCGCAACCTGCACAACAACGATCGGGTTAAGCTGTATCTCAAACGAGAAGATTTATTGCACGGTGGTGCCCACAAAACCAACCAAGTGTTAGGTCAAGCCCTATTGGCAAAACGCATGGGTAAAACCGAAATAATCGCTGAAACGGGTGCCGGTCAACACGGTGTTGCTACTGCAATTGCCTGTTCGCTATTGGGTTTAAAGTGCCGCGTATACATGGGCAAAGTTGATTGCGACCGCCAACAGCCCAACGTATTTCGCATGAAATTGATGGGGGCTGAAGTGATCCCAGTAACCGCCGGCTCAGGCACCTTAAAAGACGCGGTTAACGAGGCGTTGAGAGATTGGTCGGCAAACTATCAAAACGCCCATTACCTGCTCGGTACGGCAGCCGGACCACACCCATTTCCCACCATCGTGCGCGAGTTTCAAAAAGTGATCGGTATCGAAGCTAAACAACAAATTATCGAAGAGCAAGGACGCTTACCTGACTATGTGGTTGCCTGTGTCGGCGGAGGCTCTAATGCCATCGGTATGTTTAATGATTTCATCCCGCACGAAGAGGTAAAACTGATCGGCGTTGAAGCCGGCGGTAAAGGCATCGACTCGGGTGAGCACGGCGCCACCTTAGTGGCGGGAACGAAGGGCATGTTACACGGTGCGTATACCTACATTATGCAAGATAACGATGGTCAAATTGAAGAGTCCTACTCGATTTCCGCGGGGTTAGATTACCCTGCGGTGGGCCCCCAACACGCGATGTTAAAAGACAGTAAACGCGCGCAGTACGTCGCGATTAATGACGAACAAGCGTTAGCCGCGTTTAAGGCACTGTCGCGTTCGGAAGGTATTATCCCTGCATTAGAGTCATCACATGCAATTGCCTATGCATTACAATTGGCCAACCAGGCAACCGAAGATACGGTGATCCTTGTCAACTTGTCTGGTCGAGGCGATAAAGACTTAGCGCATGTGATGAGCATTATAGGTGACAATAACGAGCAGGAGGCAGGACAATGA
- the can gene encoding carbonate dehydratase, with translation MTDIKTLFANNQAWAKRISQQQPDFFEQLSKQQNPEYLWIGCSDSRVSADQLLGLMPGQVFVHRNIANQVIHTDLNCLSVIQYAVDVLKVKHIIVCGHYGCGGISASLDQDQHGLIDNWLRHINDVQRFHQATLDALEGEALVNRLCELNVVEQVINVAKTTTLINAWQNKQEVTIHGFIYNLKDGILKDLNVSVN, from the coding sequence ATGACCGATATCAAGACACTGTTTGCCAACAATCAGGCGTGGGCAAAAAGAATTAGTCAGCAACAACCTGACTTTTTCGAACAATTATCAAAACAACAGAACCCTGAGTACTTGTGGATTGGCTGTTCTGATTCGCGCGTTTCGGCGGACCAATTGCTCGGATTGATGCCCGGACAAGTGTTTGTCCATCGCAATATTGCGAATCAAGTCATTCACACCGACCTCAATTGCCTATCGGTGATTCAATACGCCGTTGATGTTTTGAAAGTAAAACACATTATTGTTTGCGGCCATTATGGCTGTGGTGGGATCAGTGCCTCGCTTGATCAAGACCAACACGGCTTAATCGATAACTGGTTGCGCCACATCAACGACGTACAGCGCTTTCACCAAGCGACTTTAGACGCACTTGAGGGAGAGGCCTTGGTCAATCGCCTGTGTGAGCTAAACGTCGTAGAACAAGTGATTAACGTTGCCAAAACCACAACCTTAATCAATGCTTGGCAAAACAAGCAAGAGGTAACGATTCACGGATTTATCTACAACTTAAAAGACGGAATTTTAAAAGACTTAAACGTCAGCGTGAACTAA
- the ppiC gene encoding peptidylprolyl isomerase PpiC, with protein MAVASARHILVKDKALAEKLKKQLANGEDFAKLAKKFSTCPSGKRGGDLGEFRKGQMVKAFDDVVFNKPVLEIHGPVKTQFGFHLIQTIYRS; from the coding sequence ATGGCCGTAGCAAGCGCTCGACATATTCTGGTTAAAGATAAAGCCCTAGCTGAAAAGTTGAAAAAGCAATTGGCTAACGGCGAGGATTTCGCAAAGCTCGCGAAGAAGTTTTCGACCTGCCCATCGGGCAAGCGAGGTGGCGACTTAGGCGAGTTTCGCAAAGGCCAAATGGTGAAAGCGTTTGACGATGTGGTATTTAACAAGCCGGTATTGGAAATTCACGGTCCGGTTAAAACCCAGTTTGGCTTCCACTTGATTCAAACAATTTACCGCAGTTAA
- a CDS encoding energy transducer TonB — protein MVRFLVSILLGVAVTFGLFVFMAYLISGGAKRNAGEDESVIIDIVSAPPESKVQERKRVPPPPPPPPKTPPKPQAPEPETSSDTSGVSFNVPGVELSGASAGMDAPGAGFGRDGEATPIVRIEPKYPIQAARDGKEGWVQLRFTINEVGGVEDVEVIAAEPRRIFDKEAKRALRKWKYKPKVVDGKPQRQPGMTVQLDFKMSQQGGAQ, from the coding sequence ATGGTTCGCTTTTTAGTATCAATACTACTAGGCGTTGCTGTAACCTTTGGTTTGTTTGTCTTTATGGCATACTTGATTTCAGGTGGCGCTAAACGTAACGCTGGTGAAGATGAATCGGTAATCATCGATATCGTATCGGCACCGCCTGAGTCAAAAGTACAAGAGCGTAAGCGCGTTCCACCGCCGCCGCCGCCGCCACCGAAGACGCCACCGAAGCCTCAGGCTCCGGAGCCGGAAACAAGTAGCGACACCTCTGGTGTGTCATTCAACGTTCCTGGTGTTGAGTTGTCTGGTGCAAGTGCTGGTATGGATGCACCTGGTGCGGGATTTGGACGCGACGGTGAAGCAACACCGATTGTTCGAATTGAGCCTAAGTATCCAATTCAAGCAGCTCGCGACGGTAAAGAAGGTTGGGTACAGCTACGTTTCACCATTAACGAAGTTGGTGGTGTAGAAGATGTTGAAGTTATCGCTGCTGAGCCAAGACGTATTTTCGACAAGGAAGCCAAACGCGCGCTTCGCAAGTGGAAATACAAGCCAAAAGTTGTTGACGGCAAGCCGCAAAGACAACCTGGCATGACAGTTCAGCTTGACTTCAAGATGAGCCAACAAGGGGGAGCACAGTAA
- a CDS encoding DUF3450 domain-containing protein yields MSKMSKKSLIASSIIGALALASSNVASASSLNELQKAEAVKINASANSQKKINNIYEQTQELLAEYRTVVDETENLKVYNDHIQRLVDDQQKGIDSLERQIGTIQNTKQGVVPLMYKMIDSLEQFIEADIPVNLADRQDRLDRLKDVMSRQGISVAEQFRLVLEAYEIETDYGSMFSAYQGDLEFEGQTITVDFVHMGRTVLVAQSLDLKNAWIWDHSDRSWKALGEEYLNPITKAIRMARKQSAPDLVKLPVYAAGE; encoded by the coding sequence ATGTCCAAAATGAGCAAGAAAAGCCTAATCGCCTCTTCGATTATTGGCGCCTTGGCTTTAGCAAGCAGCAATGTTGCTTCTGCTAGCAGCCTAAATGAACTGCAAAAAGCTGAAGCTGTTAAAATTAACGCATCAGCTAATTCACAAAAGAAAATCAACAATATTTATGAGCAAACTCAAGAGCTTTTAGCTGAGTACCGTACCGTTGTTGACGAAACTGAAAACTTGAAAGTTTACAATGACCACATTCAGCGTCTAGTAGATGACCAGCAAAAGGGTATCGACTCACTTGAGCGTCAAATTGGTACGATTCAAAACACCAAGCAAGGTGTTGTACCATTAATGTACAAGATGATTGACTCACTAGAGCAATTTATCGAAGCTGACATCCCTGTAAACTTAGCAGACCGTCAAGACCGTCTAGATCGCTTGAAAGACGTTATGTCTCGTCAAGGTATCTCGGTAGCTGAGCAATTCCGTTTAGTGCTTGAAGCCTACGAAATTGAAACAGACTACGGTTCAATGTTCTCTGCGTACCAAGGTGACCTTGAATTTGAAGGTCAAACTATCACTGTAGACTTCGTTCACATGGGACGTACTGTGTTAGTTGCTCAATCACTTGATCTTAAAAACGCATGGATTTGGGATCACAGCGACCGCAGCTGGAAGGCGTTAGGTGAGGAATACCTTAACCCTATCACTAAAGCAATTCGCATGGCTCGTAAACAGTCTGCGCCTGACTTAGTTAAACTACCAGTATATGCAGCGGGTGAATAA